One window from the genome of Gimesia aquarii encodes:
- the brxD gene encoding BREX system ATP-binding protein BrxD yields MEVSPEKRREIISALRKGTVPQRGLDFLAVGLSPFEETIKSELNDVAEGGAIFKAVRGEYGCGKTFFGRWVQEQAKLNGFATAEVQISETETPLHKLETVYRRAMEQLSTADCFLGAFRSVIDGWFYGLEEDVLAEGTIDPNDIETLAKKSDELLEQRLVEITRATPQFSAALRSYRAAQRANDHATAEGLAGWLAGQPHISASVKRTAGIKGDVDHFAALSFLRGLLLILKDSGYSGLVLVLDEIETIQRVRSDVREKGLNALRQLLDDVDGGRFPNLYLAITGTPAFYDGPQGIQRLEPLAQRLHVDFQTDARFDNPRAVQLRLTTFDNQKLIEVGTKVRDLYATDCSAPDRIRRLANNEYIETLARYMTGKLGGKVGIAPRLFLKKLVSDILDRIDQHDEFDPRVNYELTVSTSEMTSIEREAQAKTVDDIELDL; encoded by the coding sequence ATGGAAGTTAGCCCCGAAAAACGACGAGAGATCATATCCGCTCTGAGAAAAGGTACTGTTCCACAGCGTGGACTGGACTTTCTGGCAGTTGGCCTAAGTCCATTTGAGGAGACGATTAAGTCTGAACTCAACGACGTGGCTGAAGGTGGGGCAATCTTCAAAGCGGTGCGTGGTGAGTATGGTTGCGGCAAAACATTTTTTGGGCGTTGGGTTCAGGAACAAGCAAAGCTGAACGGTTTCGCCACCGCCGAAGTGCAAATCAGTGAAACAGAAACGCCGTTGCACAAACTGGAAACTGTGTATCGCCGAGCAATGGAACAACTTTCGACGGCGGATTGTTTTTTGGGAGCATTCCGCTCGGTCATTGATGGTTGGTTCTACGGGCTTGAAGAAGACGTTCTGGCCGAAGGCACAATTGATCCCAACGATATTGAAACGCTGGCGAAAAAGTCCGACGAGTTGCTTGAACAACGTCTTGTTGAAATCACACGAGCGACTCCTCAGTTTTCCGCCGCACTACGCTCCTATCGAGCCGCTCAGCGTGCCAATGATCACGCCACGGCGGAAGGACTGGCTGGCTGGTTGGCAGGACAACCGCACATCTCTGCTTCGGTCAAACGAACGGCGGGAATCAAAGGTGACGTGGATCACTTCGCAGCGCTCAGCTTCCTTCGTGGATTATTGCTGATCCTCAAGGACTCCGGGTATTCTGGTTTAGTGTTAGTGCTGGATGAAATCGAGACGATTCAACGTGTTCGATCTGACGTTCGTGAAAAAGGATTGAATGCGCTCAGGCAATTGCTTGATGACGTGGATGGCGGTCGATTCCCGAATCTCTATCTGGCAATCACAGGCACTCCTGCTTTCTATGATGGTCCTCAGGGAATTCAGCGACTTGAACCGTTAGCACAACGACTACATGTGGATTTTCAGACGGATGCCCGATTCGATAACCCTCGGGCTGTGCAATTGCGACTGACCACATTTGACAACCAGAAGTTGATTGAGGTTGGAACCAAAGTCCGAGATTTGTATGCTACAGATTGTTCCGCACCGGATCGAATTCGACGCTTGGCCAATAACGAGTATATTGAAACACTGGCCCGCTATATGACAGGAAAACTCGGAGGCAAAGTTGGTATTGCCCCACGATTGTTTCTCAAAAAATTAGTGTCGGATATACTGGATCGCATTGATCAACATGACGAATTTGATCCCCGTGTGAATTATGAGCTAACCGTCTCCACTAGTGAAATGACCAGCATTGAGCGAGAGGCTCAGGCCAAGACAGTTGATGACATCGAGTTGGATTTGTGA
- a CDS encoding DEAD/DEAH box helicase has translation MNAFDRLHSALQHHIVNSLGWRDLREVQSLSIDAYLDGNNMVVLAPTAGGKTESAFFPVMSQMLDESWQGISVLYVSPIKALLNNQEQRLHKYMQLVGRRAALWHGDTPQGERKRILAEPPDLLLTTPESLEVMLVSSKIDHHRFFSNVRVVVIDELHAFAGDDRGWHLLSVFSRIGQIAKRDIQRIGLSATVGNPQEMLEWLSSGSERPQEVVWPKGSDSKTPDVQLDYVGSLANAAKVISLLHQGEKRLVFCDSRSRVEQLAVSLRQYGIDTFVSHSSLGIDERRQAEEAFSQRHNCVIVATSSLELGLDVGDLDRVIQIDAPGSVSSFLQRMGRTGRRADMNRNCLFLATSDEGLLRAAALIELWQRDYVEPVQAPPCPYHILAQQLMALILQERGIGSSQWLQWVESVPGFAEMKPEQVAELVEFMIAKGILWSDNGILAFAPEGEATFGRRNFMDILSVFTSPPLFKVISGQKELGNVHESTFYRKEEGPAVLVLAGRSWKTKHLDWKRRLAHVEPTEEKGRSRWLGEGQMLSHAICQSIRRILASEENDPAWSQRTIQQFDDLRDEHPWVSDGSTSLILQPNGEIRWWTFAGGIANTLLADTLKSNCDVKGDNLSLSFPTASSLETVSEFINGLQLENVRLIPNNDAMENLKFSECLSPEIASEVFTSRFSDRAGVVQALQEQRRVVVHTG, from the coding sequence GTGAACGCCTTTGACCGCCTACATTCCGCACTTCAACATCACATCGTAAATTCGCTTGGCTGGCGAGACCTGCGAGAAGTACAGTCGTTGTCCATTGATGCGTATCTTGACGGCAACAACATGGTCGTGCTGGCTCCAACCGCTGGCGGAAAAACGGAGTCTGCGTTCTTTCCTGTAATGTCTCAGATGTTGGATGAGTCTTGGCAAGGTATTTCGGTTCTGTACGTCAGCCCGATCAAGGCGCTGCTTAATAATCAAGAACAGCGTCTTCACAAGTACATGCAGTTGGTCGGACGGCGAGCCGCTTTGTGGCACGGTGACACTCCCCAAGGCGAGCGAAAGCGAATACTGGCCGAGCCACCGGATCTGTTGCTGACCACACCGGAATCTCTGGAGGTCATGCTGGTTTCATCCAAGATTGATCACCACCGTTTTTTCAGCAACGTGAGGGTCGTCGTCATCGACGAACTCCATGCGTTTGCCGGTGATGATCGTGGTTGGCACTTGTTGTCGGTGTTCTCCCGCATTGGTCAGATTGCCAAGCGAGATATCCAGCGGATAGGGTTGTCGGCCACTGTTGGAAATCCTCAAGAGATGCTGGAGTGGCTCTCGTCTGGTTCCGAACGACCTCAAGAAGTGGTCTGGCCAAAAGGCAGTGACTCAAAGACGCCGGATGTGCAACTCGACTATGTGGGATCGCTGGCAAACGCCGCCAAGGTTATCAGCTTGCTACATCAAGGTGAGAAGAGATTGGTGTTCTGCGACAGTCGATCACGAGTTGAACAGTTGGCGGTTTCGTTGCGGCAGTATGGCATCGACACATTTGTCTCACATAGTTCGCTTGGAATTGATGAGCGTCGGCAGGCCGAAGAAGCATTTTCCCAGCGTCACAACTGCGTCATTGTGGCAACGAGTTCGCTGGAGCTTGGTCTCGATGTCGGTGATCTCGACAGAGTGATTCAGATTGATGCGCCCGGCAGTGTTTCCTCGTTCCTGCAACGGATGGGACGCACGGGTCGCCGTGCCGACATGAACCGCAACTGCCTTTTTCTGGCAACCAGCGATGAGGGGCTATTGCGTGCTGCCGCTCTCATCGAATTGTGGCAGAGAGATTATGTTGAGCCGGTCCAAGCTCCGCCATGCCCATACCACATTCTTGCCCAGCAATTGATGGCCTTGATTCTTCAGGAACGAGGAATTGGAAGCTCGCAATGGCTTCAGTGGGTGGAGAGTGTGCCCGGTTTTGCAGAGATGAAGCCTGAACAAGTAGCCGAGCTTGTCGAGTTCATGATCGCCAAGGGAATTCTGTGGAGCGACAACGGCATCTTGGCGTTTGCCCCTGAAGGTGAAGCGACTTTCGGTCGGCGGAACTTCATGGACATTCTGTCGGTCTTCACTTCGCCCCCGTTGTTCAAGGTAATATCCGGTCAGAAGGAACTCGGCAACGTCCACGAATCGACGTTCTACCGCAAAGAAGAGGGCCCGGCGGTCTTGGTGCTGGCGGGACGAAGCTGGAAGACAAAACACTTGGATTGGAAACGAAGACTCGCACACGTGGAGCCAACCGAAGAAAAAGGGAGATCACGTTGGCTGGGTGAAGGCCAGATGCTCAGTCATGCCATTTGCCAAAGCATCCGCCGCATCCTTGCCTCGGAAGAGAACGATCCAGCGTGGTCACAACGAACAATTCAGCAATTTGATGATCTGCGGGATGAACATCCATGGGTTTCAGACGGCTCGACCAGTCTTATACTTCAGCCTAATGGTGAGATTCGCTGGTGGACGTTTGCCGGTGGCATCGCCAATACGCTGCTGGCTGACACGCTTAAATCTAACTGCGACGTGAAGGGCGACAATCTCAGCTTGAGTTTCCCGACAGCTTCATCGCTGGAAACTGTGTCCGAATTCATCAATGGATTGCAATTGGAGAACGTACGACTGATCCCGAACAACGACGCAATGGAGAACTTGAAATTCTCTGAATGTCTGTCGCCTGAGATTGCTTCTGAGGTGTTCACATCACGGTTTAGCGATCGGGCGGGAGTGGTACAAGCACTTCAGGAACAAAGACGAGTGGTCGTTCACACAGGATAA
- a CDS encoding DUF6361 family protein, with protein sequence MIHQTGIASAIGWVDFSSEHREKVKSVIDLLSTPGVVDELGIGVIRDSFSDSLFPGISTIQTRAKYFLTVPRIFRDYEKLSASKRRGKKLATYLNDHENLCMEAMVANHEDDPQGGIIGESFAEKQGEVQRKPSSVYWTGIRQFGLIRTPLSLQAFCRRFANPDQPLQDLVQGSDKTKGDDPDAAGQENTTINGPAYMDGWIESLTVDLSKEEAYFLSNQMQARVPMSLLGQILLDSEVQTQFLSLPSEWNFTTFADEAPFLGQLPESLRKIIAGARDFWQLMYGAHVRYNCLLQMQHGTSAVRGEFEAEWDEWLEDLQSFPWARWDTGLLWKLTKIHRRRVRDNTVHFVESWIEGLRSGDDTKSLDELVTRQERFNKKGRARLNPTAEESISEWVGIADLNYRLNVARTIISDIHVAIAQSEGDDA encoded by the coding sequence GTGATTCACCAAACAGGGATAGCATCTGCAATTGGATGGGTTGATTTTTCGTCAGAGCATCGTGAGAAGGTCAAGTCAGTCATCGACTTGCTCTCCACTCCCGGTGTGGTTGATGAGCTTGGAATTGGCGTCATCCGTGATTCTTTCTCGGACTCGCTCTTTCCGGGCATCTCCACGATCCAAACGAGGGCGAAATATTTTCTGACGGTGCCTCGAATCTTTCGTGATTACGAAAAGCTTTCGGCCAGCAAACGCCGTGGCAAGAAACTGGCCACCTACCTCAACGACCATGAGAACCTTTGCATGGAAGCCATGGTTGCCAATCATGAAGATGATCCACAAGGTGGGATCATCGGGGAGTCCTTTGCTGAAAAACAGGGTGAGGTTCAGCGCAAGCCGTCTTCCGTTTATTGGACTGGGATTCGGCAGTTCGGTTTGATTCGCACGCCACTATCTCTTCAGGCATTTTGTCGGAGATTTGCCAATCCCGACCAGCCCCTTCAGGACTTGGTTCAAGGATCTGACAAAACAAAGGGTGATGACCCTGATGCGGCGGGACAGGAAAACACAACGATCAACGGCCCCGCTTACATGGATGGCTGGATCGAGTCGCTGACAGTTGATCTGTCAAAAGAGGAAGCTTACTTTCTCTCAAACCAGATGCAGGCTCGTGTCCCCATGAGCTTGCTGGGACAAATCCTTCTTGACTCCGAGGTGCAAACGCAGTTTCTCTCTCTGCCGAGCGAATGGAACTTCACCACATTTGCTGATGAAGCTCCGTTTCTTGGCCAGTTACCGGAGAGCCTTCGGAAGATCATTGCTGGTGCAAGAGACTTCTGGCAACTGATGTATGGTGCCCACGTCCGCTACAACTGCCTCCTGCAAATGCAACACGGCACAAGTGCAGTGAGGGGCGAATTCGAAGCCGAATGGGATGAATGGCTGGAGGATTTGCAGTCATTTCCATGGGCACGCTGGGATACAGGATTACTTTGGAAGTTGACCAAGATTCATCGTCGCAGAGTTCGAGACAACACGGTTCATTTTGTTGAGTCATGGATTGAGGGACTTCGCAGCGGGGATGACACTAAGTCACTTGATGAGTTGGTAACTCGGCAGGAACGGTTCAATAAAAAGGGCCGTGCTCGTCTGAATCCAACCGCCGAAGAGAGCATCAGCGAGTGGGTAGGCATCGCCGATCTGAATTACCGGCTGAACGTGGCCCGAACGATCATCAGTGACATCCACGTCGCTATTGCTCAATCGGAGGGCGACGATGCTTGA
- a CDS encoding phospholipase D family protein: MLDVKKHRLDYGTMLIPPSGYRLAKAVAATYSLDLNTLLSIPVALFFSQTLEGNFETERVQLLEAIQRCPDVLRVYHQSGKMHVPQKHNRLYGLLEPCVVGILPENAYTSFHPKVWVLRYEHDDEPTKYRVIVLSRNLTYDRSWDIAAHLDGEVTDEKKKKTQPLASFVKYMTSFERFDGDRKFIADLRKVKFETPAGFNSNFFFHPIGFDEFRNPLKEQTGNRAICISPFVHDDAVKMLRRNVTDELMLFGCREELRKLNTETLDDIRAFCISDLIVDGESQDKGEDGEGEQAEQNLHAKLFVFQGESSRNSWFLGSVNATKAALERNVEFLLELRGSGAAAQLDRLKDELLGEDEKGGIFQEYAHPSEPIGDSGERKLEEKLRVLEFNLLKHLAIKQAEVTPSENEANYDLHLVLGPGRRKWEGLTVKVSPFNSDGNEPQELLAGRQTRLTFLNINESNLSRFLRFEIWEGAERLRAFLMKVEIEGLPESRISRILRSIINSRDRFFEYLRFLLEDDLNKESVGTEPDDDRSDPKGDDVSIWDMSTPIFEQLLLAASRSPRRLKSIDDVIQQLRKEEGEDSTSNVIPHEFLDFWEAFKEIVPQQRRRKRQ; encoded by the coding sequence ATGCTTGACGTGAAGAAGCACCGACTTGATTACGGTACAATGTTGATTCCACCATCGGGCTATCGGTTGGCAAAAGCTGTGGCTGCGACGTACTCGCTGGATTTGAATACGCTGCTTTCGATTCCGGTTGCTCTTTTCTTTTCGCAAACACTCGAAGGAAACTTCGAGACCGAGCGAGTTCAATTACTGGAAGCCATCCAGCGATGTCCTGATGTACTGCGTGTTTATCACCAATCAGGCAAGATGCACGTCCCACAAAAACACAATCGTTTGTACGGCCTTCTGGAGCCATGTGTCGTCGGCATTCTTCCAGAAAACGCATACACGTCGTTTCATCCGAAAGTTTGGGTGCTCCGATATGAGCATGACGATGAACCGACAAAATACCGAGTCATCGTCCTGAGCCGAAACCTGACCTACGACCGAAGCTGGGATATCGCTGCTCATCTTGACGGCGAAGTCACAGATGAGAAGAAGAAGAAAACACAGCCTCTAGCGTCATTCGTAAAGTACATGACTTCGTTTGAGCGATTTGATGGTGACAGAAAGTTCATTGCAGACTTGCGGAAGGTCAAATTTGAAACCCCTGCTGGTTTCAACAGCAATTTCTTTTTTCATCCAATCGGGTTCGACGAATTTCGCAATCCTCTTAAGGAGCAAACGGGAAACCGAGCGATTTGTATCAGCCCATTCGTTCATGACGACGCAGTGAAAATGTTGCGGCGAAATGTAACAGACGAGTTAATGCTGTTTGGTTGCCGGGAAGAACTTCGAAAGCTCAATACGGAGACTCTTGACGACATTCGAGCATTCTGCATCTCCGACCTCATCGTAGACGGAGAAAGTCAAGATAAAGGAGAGGATGGCGAAGGCGAACAGGCTGAGCAAAATCTCCATGCAAAACTCTTCGTGTTTCAAGGAGAGTCGAGTCGGAACTCGTGGTTTCTTGGTTCGGTTAATGCGACCAAAGCAGCGTTGGAGCGAAACGTCGAATTCCTGTTGGAACTGAGAGGTAGCGGGGCAGCAGCGCAACTTGATCGACTGAAAGATGAATTGTTGGGCGAAGATGAAAAAGGTGGCATCTTTCAGGAATATGCACATCCGTCAGAACCTATTGGCGATTCTGGCGAAAGGAAACTTGAAGAAAAGCTCCGAGTGCTTGAGTTCAATCTTCTGAAGCACTTGGCGATCAAACAAGCAGAAGTAACTCCGTCTGAGAATGAAGCCAACTACGACCTGCATCTGGTACTTGGTCCCGGTCGTCGAAAATGGGAAGGCTTGACGGTCAAGGTTTCGCCCTTCAATTCGGACGGAAACGAGCCCCAAGAGTTGCTGGCCGGACGACAGACAAGGCTGACGTTCCTGAACATTAACGAAAGCAATCTCAGTAGATTTCTGCGATTTGAAATATGGGAAGGTGCGGAGCGGCTGCGAGCCTTCTTGATGAAGGTGGAGATCGAAGGTCTCCCTGAGAGCCGAATCAGTCGCATTTTGCGGAGCATTATCAATAGTCGAGATCGCTTCTTCGAATATCTTCGTTTTCTACTAGAGGATGACTTGAACAAGGAATCGGTCGGAACCGAACCAGACGACGACCGAAGTGATCCCAAGGGCGATGATGTAAGCATCTGGGACATGTCTACTCCAATCTTCGAACAATTGTTGCTTGCTGCATCACGTTCGCCTCGCCGTCTCAAGTCCATCGACGATGTGATTCAGCAACTTCGCAAGGAGGAAGGTGAGGATTCGACGAGCAACGTCATTCCACACGAGTTCTTGGACTTTTGGGAAGCATTCAAAGAAATCGTTCCTCAACAAAGGCGGAGGAAACGACAGTGA
- a CDS encoding DEAD/DEAH box helicase: MKPPQLDEHVTRSLDLLKDFQRATVDVVYDSLFHHGQRRMLVADEVGLGKTIVAKGVIARRIMERPDLERKKPLKVTYICSNQVIAHENVGKLDVYPDQRSHDRFASRLTFLAFEPEGGDEGVLRLNTLTPATSFNKGSSTGQQGERRILFSLLMQDEQLRSYGKPVSAMLRAGVQKAASEWFAKLKSEIDKPCGFELRPCCHERFLKAIRKKKLKYSDCPLFHHLGIFRSISLYDAVFEFSKLLTLKNLGKYRDGSDHLVRELKDILSEVCVDYIDADIYILDEFQRFKELVSRESDSEAADIARRIFGKADARILLLSATPFKAYTGDSPWESDEEHYKGFRTILGFLFDGDNDALLSYEEHRQALFKQLLELHSESGDIDTSHRDAVQQVLRRVMCRTERLSVSDDFNAMTKDKWQSQPLHVSAGDVQNFVATDNVVRYLNETDTQSKHQLHAPVEFCKSAPYPLSFLDDYKLKQQLRARKQESGVRKELRANRNAWINHRQVNQYKLEFEGNGSAAVNAKLNQVLQEVLELNGDKLLWVPPSLPCYPLAGAHKESMGFSKTLIFSAWLMVPRMLSSLISYEVERRTIGNKDSMDAQEQNDRKYFHAKNEKRHPIPQLVFSQKKSEGGETANNMSNLALLYPSHTLTDVFDPIESFANHRSLAEIRTQVATKINQLIEDAELHRFSSPSGESDRWYWAAPLLLDRRTPSLRSDVEDWLNVVLESDDSSFFKTKKGDKKEKDENSSKAKHFEELVHCFENPFDAGLGSIPADLGEILADMAIGSPAVTALRSVSKQFQPNFYDRTLFAFDIAAEFLSLFNKPESIAAVRLTTERSSYWRRVLRYCVDGCLQSVLDEFFHVLKSDCPSIWELYYRLVDSMNLGTSSIKVDGLNSFLKEKRRNLRCHYAVDLGNQRVETEDGKKRIKGIRHNFNSPFRPFVLATTSIGQEGLDFHTYCRKIVHWNLPTNPIDLEQREGRINRFKGLVIRQQIASKYGSRLNKGMVDEHGVWDALFSVADREERLGTGKCELIPFWHVEADNFQIERIIPFYPFSQDRARLSSLLKTLALYRLAFGQPRQAELVEHLLTNISEARIKEIRDKLMIDLSPIGYIKREIYTLEPIEGDNDLA, translated from the coding sequence GTGAAGCCGCCTCAGTTGGATGAACATGTCACTCGCAGCCTCGACTTGCTGAAGGACTTTCAGCGAGCCACCGTGGACGTAGTTTACGATAGCCTTTTCCATCACGGTCAACGGCGAATGCTTGTCGCTGATGAAGTTGGGCTAGGAAAGACCATTGTGGCCAAAGGCGTAATTGCCCGGCGAATCATGGAGCGGCCAGACTTGGAAAGGAAAAAACCGCTCAAGGTGACATATATTTGCTCGAATCAAGTCATCGCCCATGAGAATGTCGGAAAGCTGGATGTCTACCCCGATCAGAGATCACATGATCGCTTTGCAAGTCGATTGACCTTCTTGGCATTTGAGCCCGAAGGGGGCGATGAAGGAGTGCTTCGACTCAACACGCTGACGCCAGCAACTTCCTTCAACAAGGGTAGCAGCACTGGCCAACAAGGTGAACGTCGGATCTTGTTCTCGCTTCTCATGCAGGACGAGCAGCTAAGAAGCTACGGAAAACCTGTTTCCGCCATGTTGCGGGCTGGTGTTCAAAAGGCAGCGAGCGAGTGGTTCGCAAAACTTAAGTCCGAGATTGACAAGCCATGCGGATTTGAACTTCGACCTTGCTGCCACGAACGATTCCTGAAAGCAATACGAAAAAAGAAACTAAAATATTCCGACTGCCCGTTATTCCATCACCTCGGAATTTTCAGATCGATTTCACTCTACGATGCCGTGTTCGAATTCAGCAAACTGCTGACGCTGAAGAACCTTGGAAAATACCGTGACGGTTCAGACCACCTCGTTCGAGAATTGAAGGACATCTTGTCGGAAGTGTGCGTTGATTACATCGATGCCGACATTTACATTCTCGACGAGTTTCAACGCTTCAAAGAACTTGTAAGTCGTGAAAGTGATTCTGAAGCAGCCGACATCGCACGACGCATCTTTGGGAAAGCTGACGCTCGCATCTTGTTGTTGTCGGCAACTCCGTTCAAAGCGTATACCGGCGACTCTCCTTGGGAAAGTGACGAAGAACACTACAAGGGATTCCGAACCATTCTCGGTTTTCTATTTGACGGTGACAACGATGCGTTGTTGAGCTACGAAGAACACCGTCAGGCCCTTTTCAAGCAATTGCTGGAACTTCACTCAGAGTCCGGCGATATCGACACTTCACACCGTGACGCTGTGCAGCAAGTTCTGAGACGAGTGATGTGCCGCACTGAACGGCTCAGCGTGTCAGACGATTTCAATGCCATGACTAAGGATAAATGGCAATCGCAACCTCTGCATGTTTCAGCAGGGGACGTACAGAACTTTGTCGCTACGGATAATGTTGTGCGATATCTCAACGAAACTGACACGCAGTCCAAGCATCAACTTCATGCGCCTGTCGAATTCTGCAAATCGGCACCGTATCCACTTTCGTTTCTCGACGACTACAAACTGAAACAACAACTCCGAGCAAGAAAACAAGAATCGGGTGTTCGGAAAGAGCTTCGAGCAAATCGGAATGCTTGGATCAACCACAGACAGGTGAATCAGTACAAGCTGGAGTTTGAGGGAAACGGATCAGCAGCCGTCAACGCCAAGTTGAATCAAGTCTTGCAGGAAGTCCTCGAACTTAACGGGGATAAACTACTCTGGGTGCCACCGAGTTTGCCGTGTTATCCGTTGGCAGGTGCGCATAAGGAATCCATGGGGTTCTCAAAGACGCTCATATTTTCCGCTTGGCTAATGGTCCCTCGAATGCTGTCTTCGCTGATTTCTTACGAGGTGGAACGCCGCACTATTGGCAATAAAGACTCGATGGATGCTCAGGAGCAGAATGACCGGAAATACTTTCATGCGAAGAACGAGAAACGGCACCCAATTCCGCAATTAGTCTTCTCTCAAAAGAAATCGGAAGGCGGAGAGACGGCGAACAACATGTCGAACCTTGCTCTTCTGTATCCCTCGCACACATTGACCGATGTATTCGATCCTATCGAGTCTTTCGCAAACCACCGTTCGCTGGCAGAAATTCGCACGCAGGTCGCTACCAAAATCAACCAGTTGATCGAGGATGCCGAACTCCATCGTTTCAGCAGTCCATCGGGTGAATCGGACAGGTGGTACTGGGCAGCACCACTGCTATTGGACCGACGAACGCCGTCACTCCGCAGTGATGTCGAGGACTGGCTGAATGTTGTCCTTGAATCCGATGATTCTTCGTTCTTCAAGACAAAGAAGGGTGACAAGAAAGAGAAAGATGAAAACAGTTCGAAGGCCAAACACTTCGAAGAACTTGTGCATTGTTTTGAAAATCCATTCGATGCAGGCCTTGGTTCTATTCCCGCTGATCTTGGTGAGATTCTTGCAGACATGGCAATCGGCAGTCCGGCAGTGACCGCCCTGCGAAGTGTGTCGAAACAGTTTCAACCCAACTTTTATGACCGAACACTCTTCGCTTTCGATATCGCCGCAGAATTCCTGAGCCTCTTCAACAAACCCGAGTCGATTGCAGCAGTCCGGTTAACCACTGAGAGATCATCGTATTGGAGACGTGTGCTTCGTTACTGCGTCGATGGATGCCTTCAGTCCGTGTTGGATGAATTCTTCCATGTGCTGAAGTCGGACTGTCCGTCGATTTGGGAGTTGTACTACCGGCTTGTTGACTCAATGAATCTTGGCACTTCTTCAATCAAAGTTGATGGGCTGAACAGCTTTCTTAAAGAGAAGCGTCGAAACCTGCGCTGTCACTACGCTGTCGATTTGGGTAATCAGCGGGTCGAAACAGAAGACGGTAAGAAACGTATCAAGGGCATCCGCCACAATTTCAACTCCCCTTTCCGTCCATTCGTTTTGGCGACAACTTCGATTGGTCAGGAAGGACTCGATTTCCACACGTATTGTCGAAAGATCGTTCACTGGAACTTACCTACAAATCCAATCGATCTCGAACAGCGGGAGGGCCGCATCAATCGTTTCAAAGGGCTTGTGATCCGCCAGCAGATTGCCAGCAAATACGGCAGTCGGTTGAATAAGGGAATGGTGGACGAGCACGGTGTTTGGGATGCCTTGTTTTCGGTTGCGGACCGGGAAGAACGACTGGGTACTGGGAAGTGTGAGTTAATTCCATTCTGGCACGTGGAAGCCGACAACTTCCAGATTGAGAGAATCATTCCCTTCTATCCATTCAGCCAAGATCGGGCACGACTGTCCTCGTTGTTAAAGACTCTTGCACTCTACCGGCTCGCCTTTGGCCAGCCTCGCCAAGCAGAACTTGTTGAGCACTTACTCACCAATATTTCCGAAGCAAGAATCAAGGAGATTCGTGACAAACTGATGATCGATCTGAGTCCGATTGGTTACATCAAACGTGAAATTTATACCTTGGAGCCAATTGAAGGGGACAATGATCTTGCCTGA
- a CDS encoding helix-turn-helix transcriptional regulator has translation MLDTENQLLDQLGRNYAVVCDTRESVLKALERTDANSLWISRRSEKTVELAKTLVELISESGAQRRSSFGNLLTLESAKVDVRPILERLFGHVVGVSRQFRRLPLEELTEVLSATPEERRDVFIGGVLNSEFKTLVLVRGNLEQIIVPLSMFRPSGRATPDFTKFELGDYGHTLQFGDYEATTDIVLWEVDSDYRKRAKARERNLAKGFGPSLRRLRKQRGLSQFDFPNVSRRTISRIEKGDVDKPHEITLNRIAKALGVPAEEIESY, from the coding sequence GTGCTTGACACCGAAAATCAGTTGCTCGATCAACTTGGAAGGAATTATGCCGTCGTTTGTGATACGAGAGAATCTGTACTTAAAGCATTGGAACGAACCGATGCCAATTCGCTTTGGATCTCTCGTCGATCTGAAAAGACCGTGGAACTAGCAAAGACTCTGGTTGAGTTGATCTCAGAGAGTGGAGCACAACGTCGTTCGAGCTTTGGAAACCTCCTGACGCTCGAATCCGCTAAAGTTGATGTTCGTCCTATATTAGAAAGATTGTTCGGTCACGTTGTCGGTGTCTCTCGACAGTTTAGGAGATTGCCCTTGGAGGAACTTACAGAAGTTCTTAGTGCTACACCCGAAGAACGACGTGATGTGTTCATCGGCGGTGTTCTCAACTCTGAATTCAAGACGCTCGTATTAGTTCGGGGCAATCTGGAACAAATCATCGTCCCACTCTCGATGTTTCGTCCATCAGGTAGGGCTACGCCCGACTTCACTAAGTTTGAGCTAGGCGACTACGGACACACATTGCAATTCGGCGACTATGAGGCCACGACAGACATTGTTCTATGGGAAGTTGACTCCGACTATCGTAAGAGGGCAAAAGCCAGAGAACGAAATCTTGCCAAGGGCTTTGGGCCATCGTTGCGGCGATTACGCAAGCAACGAGGCTTGTCTCAATTTGATTTTCCAAACGTATCTCGGAGGACGATCTCTCGAATTGAAAAGGGAGACGTTGATAAACCGCACGAAATTACGTTGAACCGTATTGCAAAAGCACTTGGCGTTCCCGCCGAAGAAATTGAATCTTACTGA